A section of the Prochlorococcus sp. MIT 1341 genome encodes:
- a CDS encoding carboxysome shell carbonic anhydrase: MAYRRNLANSAEGVKGPTAPRKRYLSIQESEVSFDGFLRDNSSGQHPLTDEKANKHLQAYESQVKGRFERIVPLLMKISSLQHEEDFVSRAQKLTASELGFELPTHVLEKAWVSPLNMRALFAWCVFQTHQETSNSFFNSDPLHGAEKSNEAKAFQSFLNDCGFHLLDITPCSDGRLAHSVAYVLRIPFSAVRRRSHAGALFDIEQTVNRWVKTEHQRYRENLPTPATAPTRYLKVVTYHFSSLDPLHQGCAAHGSNDSVAAAEGLNRLLGFRKAIENSFCCGASVDLLLIGLDTDTDAIRVHVPSFDTTIDLDNWICTSEIYRETQSMSADLALDEITRRVQESAKTRPDEGMVAFIARLIANNISQIDYVRQNHGGHYPDAGHAEKFIGVGIGFKEVHLRNLTYFSHLDTVEEGSPDLDVGIKIFKGLNVSRDLPIPVVIRFDYSGTVPGARDRAMADCRRVDEAISARYRDLVDEGLLHTFLTIRDRDEKSPAEPVGSSLDPSLKEAH; the protein is encoded by the coding sequence ATGGCCTACCGCCGCAACTTGGCCAACAGTGCTGAGGGTGTCAAAGGACCCACTGCTCCGAGGAAGAGGTATCTTTCTATTCAAGAGAGTGAGGTATCTTTCGATGGCTTTCTAAGGGATAATTCTAGTGGCCAGCACCCCTTAACTGATGAGAAAGCCAACAAACATCTTCAGGCATATGAATCTCAGGTAAAAGGGAGATTCGAAAGGATTGTCCCTTTGCTTATGAAGATATCTTCACTACAGCATGAGGAGGATTTTGTTTCTCGGGCCCAAAAATTAACTGCTTCTGAACTGGGCTTTGAATTGCCAACTCATGTCCTTGAAAAAGCTTGGGTTTCTCCTTTGAACATGAGAGCTCTTTTTGCTTGGTGCGTTTTTCAGACTCATCAAGAGACGAGCAATAGTTTTTTCAACTCAGACCCTTTGCATGGAGCAGAAAAAAGCAATGAGGCAAAGGCTTTTCAGTCTTTTTTGAATGACTGTGGCTTTCATCTTCTGGATATAACCCCTTGCTCTGATGGGCGTTTAGCCCATTCAGTGGCTTATGTTTTACGTATCCCATTTAGCGCGGTTCGCCGTCGGTCTCACGCTGGCGCGCTTTTTGATATAGAGCAAACTGTTAATAGGTGGGTAAAGACAGAACATCAACGCTACAGAGAAAATCTTCCTACCCCTGCTACGGCACCTACTAGGTATTTAAAGGTTGTTACCTATCATTTTAGTTCTCTAGATCCCCTCCATCAGGGTTGTGCAGCACACGGAAGTAATGATTCTGTGGCGGCAGCCGAAGGGCTTAATCGCTTATTGGGTTTTCGCAAGGCTATAGAGAATAGTTTTTGTTGCGGTGCTTCCGTAGATCTTCTTTTGATAGGACTTGATACTGATACCGATGCAATTCGGGTGCATGTACCGTCTTTTGACACGACTATCGATCTGGATAATTGGATTTGTACTTCCGAGATCTACAGAGAAACGCAATCCATGTCTGCGGACCTTGCCTTGGATGAAATTACAAGACGAGTACAGGAGAGTGCGAAGACTCGACCTGATGAAGGAATGGTTGCTTTTATTGCCCGGTTAATTGCAAATAATATTTCTCAGATTGACTATGTTCGTCAAAATCATGGTGGACATTATCCTGACGCGGGTCATGCAGAAAAGTTTATTGGAGTAGGGATTGGTTTTAAGGAGGTTCATCTTCGAAACCTTACTTACTTCTCCCACCTTGATACGGTTGAGGAAGGCTCTCCTGACCTAGATGTTGGCATTAAAATCTTCAAAGGTTTAAATGTCTCTCGCGATCTCCCAATCCCTGTAGTTATCCGATTTGATTATTCAGGAACAGTTCCAGGGGCTCGTGACCGTGCAATGGCAGATTGTCGTAGGGTAGATGAGGCGATCTCAGCTCGTTATCGAGACCTGGTAGACGAAGGATTACTTCACACTTTTCTTACTATTCGTGATCGAGATGAAAAGTCTCCTGCAGAACCTGTAGGGTCATCACTCGATCCTTCACTTAAGGAGGCTCATTGA
- a CDS encoding 4a-hydroxytetrahydrobiopterin dehydratase: MDNWQHRNRPNRLERRFDFDSYGLTRDFLDQLGELSEASGIFPDISFGKTYVNITLRPESEEEGADLTSKDYKFASDIDGLFN, encoded by the coding sequence ATGGATAATTGGCAGCACCGCAACCGACCAAATCGTCTTGAGAGGCGTTTTGATTTTGATAGCTATGGCTTGACGAGAGACTTTTTAGATCAATTAGGAGAGCTGAGTGAAGCTTCTGGCATCTTTCCTGATATTAGTTTTGGGAAAACATATGTAAACATCACTTTGCGTCCCGAGAGTGAAGAAGAAGGAGCTGATTTAACTAGCAAAGACTACAAATTCGCTTCAGATATTGATGGACTCTTCAATTGA
- a CDS encoding form I ribulose bisphosphate carboxylase large subunit, with protein MSKKYDAGVKEYRDTYWTPDYAPLDTDLLACFKVTGQEGVPREEVAAAVAAESSTGTWSTVWSELLTDLEFYKGRCYRIEDVPGDSESFYAFVAYPLDLFEEGSITNVLTSLVGNVFGFKALRHLRLEDIRFPMAFIKTCGGPPNGIVVERDRLNKYGRPLLGCTIKPKLGLSGKNYGRVVYECLRGGLDLTKDDENINSQPFQRWRERFEFVAEAVKLAQQETGEVKGHYLNCTATTPEEMYERAEFAKELDMPIIMHDYITGGFTANTGLANWCRKNGMLLHIHRAMHAVIDRHPKHGIHFRVLAKCLRLSGGDQLHTGTVVGKLEGDRQTTLGFIDNLRESFVPEDRTRGNFFDQDWGSMPGVFAVASGGIHVWHMPALLAIFGDDSCLQFGGGTHGHPWGSAAGAAANRVALEACVKARNAGREIEKESRDILMEAAKHSPELAIALETWKEIKFEFDTVDKLDVQ; from the coding sequence ATGAGCAAAAAGTATGATGCTGGCGTTAAGGAGTACAGAGACACCTACTGGACTCCCGATTATGCCCCCCTAGACACCGACCTTTTGGCCTGTTTTAAGGTCACTGGTCAAGAAGGTGTCCCAAGAGAAGAAGTAGCTGCTGCTGTAGCTGCCGAATCTTCAACAGGAACTTGGTCCACTGTTTGGTCTGAGCTCCTAACCGACCTTGAATTTTATAAGGGTCGTTGCTACAGAATCGAAGACGTACCTGGCGACAGTGAGTCTTTTTATGCATTTGTTGCATATCCACTAGACCTTTTTGAAGAAGGTTCAATTACAAACGTCCTGACTTCTTTAGTTGGCAACGTTTTTGGTTTTAAAGCTTTGCGTCATCTTCGTCTTGAGGATATTCGCTTCCCAATGGCCTTCATTAAGACCTGTGGAGGTCCTCCTAACGGCATAGTCGTTGAGCGAGATCGTTTAAACAAGTATGGGCGACCTTTGCTTGGTTGCACTATTAAGCCAAAGCTTGGGCTTTCAGGTAAAAACTATGGCCGAGTTGTTTATGAATGTCTCCGTGGTGGTCTTGACCTGACTAAGGATGATGAAAACATCAACTCACAGCCTTTCCAACGATGGAGGGAGCGTTTTGAATTTGTTGCTGAGGCTGTAAAGCTTGCTCAGCAGGAGACAGGTGAGGTTAAAGGTCATTACCTTAACTGCACAGCAACTACTCCTGAGGAGATGTATGAGCGCGCCGAGTTTGCCAAAGAGCTCGATATGCCAATCATCATGCATGATTACATCACTGGTGGCTTTACGGCTAATACAGGTTTAGCTAACTGGTGCCGCAAGAATGGCATGCTGCTCCACATACATAGGGCAATGCATGCGGTTATTGACCGCCATCCAAAGCATGGCATTCACTTCCGGGTACTTGCTAAATGTTTGCGTTTATCTGGTGGTGATCAGCTCCATACTGGAACAGTTGTCGGAAAACTAGAAGGTGATCGTCAGACCACCCTTGGATTCATAGACAACCTACGTGAATCTTTTGTTCCTGAAGACCGTACTCGCGGAAACTTCTTTGACCAGGATTGGGGTTCTATGCCTGGAGTATTCGCTGTTGCCTCTGGTGGTATTCATGTTTGGCACATGCCAGCATTGCTCGCAATCTTTGGCGACGACTCTTGCCTCCAGTTTGGTGGTGGTACCCATGGACACCCATGGGGATCTGCTGCTGGAGCCGCTGCTAATCGCGTAGCACTTGAAGCTTGCGTTAAGGCACGTAATGCAGGTCGTGAGATTGAAAAAGAAAGTCGCGACATCCTCATGGAAGCAGCCAAACATAGTCCTGAGTTGGCTATTGCTCTTGAGACTTGGAAGGAGATCAAGTTTGAGTTCGACACGGTCGACAAACTAGACGTTCAGTAG
- a CDS encoding BMC domain-containing protein yields the protein MTNSSSSSFEKASSQTVDVSPVPLASGSSGETTQVANKESKTKRTSKRGSSDSQKPLSGASKGGDALLGGGEMSTSSNSFNRGIALGMIETRGMVPAIEAADAMTKAAEVVLISKEFVGGGYVSVMVRGETGAVNASVRAGADACERVGDGLVAAHIIARPDEEVEPALKGSGSERRL from the coding sequence ATGACTAATTCATCATCTTCCTCTTTTGAGAAGGCTTCAAGTCAAACGGTTGACGTATCTCCTGTGCCGTTAGCAAGCGGCTCTAGTGGTGAAACAACACAAGTAGCTAATAAAGAAAGCAAAACCAAAAGAACCTCTAAAAGAGGTTCTTCTGATTCACAAAAGCCTTTGAGTGGGGCTAGCAAAGGTGGAGATGCCTTACTTGGAGGAGGGGAAATGTCAACATCTTCTAATTCTTTTAATAGAGGTATTGCTCTTGGCATGATTGAAACCAGAGGAATGGTTCCTGCTATTGAAGCAGCTGATGCAATGACGAAAGCTGCAGAGGTTGTTCTTATTTCAAAAGAATTTGTTGGAGGAGGTTATGTTTCAGTGATGGTTCGTGGCGAAACGGGAGCAGTGAATGCATCGGTTCGAGCAGGTGCTGATGCTTGTGAACGTGTAGGAGACGGACTTGTGGCAGCGCATATTATTGCTCGCCCTGATGAGGAAGTAGAACCTGCATTAAAGGGATCAGGATCTGAACGTCGTCTTTGA
- a CDS encoding Rid family detoxifying hydrolase yields the protein MSNKLVKAISTDSAPPPVGPYNQAVIAGDWLFCSGQIALNPISGEMVGNGEIEAETRQVLKNLLAVLKEAGAETSQVIKATIYLADLSDFTQVNSLYGEVFGEGISPARACVEVSALPKNARVEIECIAFLGAKSQ from the coding sequence ATGTCAAATAAACTTGTCAAGGCTATCTCTACTGATTCAGCTCCTCCGCCAGTTGGACCATACAACCAAGCTGTTATAGCGGGAGACTGGCTCTTTTGTTCAGGACAAATTGCCCTTAACCCCATATCGGGTGAGATGGTAGGCAATGGAGAAATCGAAGCTGAAACCCGCCAAGTCCTAAAGAATCTTTTGGCTGTACTAAAAGAAGCAGGGGCTGAAACTTCACAAGTTATAAAAGCAACTATCTATCTAGCTGATCTAAGCGATTTTACTCAGGTCAATTCTCTTTATGGAGAGGTGTTTGGAGAGGGCATTAGCCCTGCAAGAGCATGCGTAGAGGTTTCAGCCTTGCCCAAAAATGCCCGTGTTGAAATTGAGTGCATAGCGTTTCTAGGAGCAAAATCACAATAA
- a CDS encoding CsoS2 family carboxysome shell protein: MAKQSSRELALERRKALSETGKKSSSTSGSGANRIRTSADARTTRTNTSFVKSSNTKSADEAYSITSSSYPSRAVTRKPKTISRPSRDLVLARRQALSQRGKSADKSKDRTRVDVERAMSTSHSKTTASNDLKKDASDLTDRKPSGFAPSMSDSARAPKLNKISAERRTSPKRRAIQNTSRALVLARREAQSKHGKKAGKQPTSAASVARQGDPDLTSRELSQRVRELRSKSGATGKQRSGVCRPCGPNKNGSKQAASADAHWKVGLSETTSGQLVTGTQANRSPKTTGNEASTCRSVTGTQYLGSEVFDTFCQSGPFPSQPSKVGVTNTTHGNRVTGNEVGRSEKVTGDEPGTCKSLTGTEYISANQSQRFCGGVQASPRKVGHSLTLDGRKVSGVMVGRSEKVTGDEAGSNKGLTGDQYLGADPLPDGRPAEKVGSFNTLGGAGVTGTNVARSESVTGNEPGSCKRVTGDEYVGLQQYESFCGGKPDREAAKVGLSLTNKSQFVSGTLTGRSDLVTGDEPGTCKAITGTPYAGIEQVSQRCDTHAVQEVQQRTPKRLGTPGARMTGQQPGVGGVMTGAHKGACESLTGTPYVGVDQLIQACGQNSPSGTAEHQSISEVSDFGTKFSVQSPAKAAQVQREMVSGVTGTSYENSSTITGPFAMAPEKVTGTEQFRFDGTKRQFKSVPVEGDLIEKDGARPTSRITGEGQSAGLNITGDDWARGERVTGTEGASARRRNPTRPGATSAMPAAQIKRNEEISQPDFLITGSSGNTRDGQLVTFSGGARG; encoded by the coding sequence ATGGCAAAACAATCAAGTCGTGAATTGGCACTTGAGCGCCGCAAGGCTCTTAGTGAGACAGGGAAGAAATCCTCATCTACGAGTGGTTCTGGAGCCAATCGAATTCGAACATCTGCCGATGCACGTACTACAAGAACTAATACGTCCTTTGTCAAATCTTCGAATACGAAATCCGCCGATGAGGCTTACTCCATAACTTCATCCTCTTATCCGTCAAGGGCGGTTACTAGAAAGCCCAAGACTATAAGTCGCCCAAGTAGAGATTTAGTTTTAGCACGCCGTCAAGCACTCTCTCAAAGAGGAAAATCCGCAGATAAAAGTAAAGATCGTACACGTGTAGATGTTGAGAGGGCAATGTCTACTTCTCATAGTAAAACGACTGCTAGTAATGATTTAAAGAAAGATGCTTCTGACTTAACTGATAGAAAACCCTCAGGGTTTGCACCCTCTATGAGTGACTCTGCTAGAGCACCAAAGTTGAACAAAATAAGTGCTGAACGTAGGACTAGTCCAAAGCGTAGAGCAATTCAGAATACTAGTCGAGCACTTGTATTAGCACGTCGTGAAGCTCAGTCTAAGCACGGAAAAAAAGCAGGGAAACAGCCTACTTCTGCAGCGTCAGTTGCCCGTCAAGGTGATCCTGATCTTACTAGCCGTGAGCTTTCACAAAGAGTACGTGAATTACGTAGTAAGAGTGGTGCCACTGGTAAACAACGTTCTGGGGTTTGTCGTCCTTGTGGACCTAATAAGAATGGGTCAAAACAAGCTGCTTCTGCAGATGCTCATTGGAAAGTTGGGTTAAGTGAAACCACCTCCGGTCAATTGGTAACTGGCACTCAAGCCAACCGTTCTCCAAAAACTACTGGTAATGAGGCCAGTACTTGTAGATCAGTTACTGGTACTCAATACTTAGGGTCAGAAGTTTTCGATACGTTCTGTCAATCGGGTCCTTTTCCTAGTCAACCTTCAAAGGTTGGAGTTACTAATACTACTCATGGCAATAGGGTCACTGGAAATGAAGTAGGTCGTTCTGAAAAAGTTACTGGGGATGAACCTGGCACATGCAAGAGTCTTACGGGCACCGAATATATTTCAGCAAATCAATCGCAAAGATTTTGTGGAGGAGTACAGGCCTCCCCTCGAAAAGTAGGCCATAGCCTTACCCTTGATGGAAGGAAGGTGAGCGGAGTGATGGTTGGCCGCTCTGAAAAGGTTACAGGTGATGAGGCTGGGTCAAACAAGGGACTTACTGGTGACCAATATTTAGGAGCTGATCCACTGCCTGATGGTAGACCTGCTGAAAAAGTTGGTTCTTTCAACACACTTGGCGGTGCGGGAGTGACAGGGACTAATGTCGCAAGATCAGAATCTGTTACAGGGAATGAACCTGGTAGTTGTAAGCGAGTAACTGGAGATGAATACGTAGGATTGCAGCAGTACGAATCCTTCTGTGGAGGGAAACCTGACCGTGAGGCCGCGAAAGTTGGATTAAGCCTTACTAATAAGTCTCAGTTTGTTAGTGGTACTCTTACAGGCCGATCTGATCTTGTTACAGGTGATGAGCCTGGAACTTGTAAGGCTATTACAGGTACTCCTTACGCAGGGATAGAACAAGTTTCTCAAAGGTGTGATACTCACGCTGTTCAGGAAGTTCAACAGCGTACGCCTAAAAGATTGGGTACCCCTGGTGCTCGTATGACTGGTCAACAGCCTGGGGTTGGCGGTGTAATGACAGGAGCCCATAAAGGTGCTTGTGAATCTTTGACAGGCACACCTTATGTGGGAGTAGATCAGCTAATACAAGCTTGTGGTCAAAACTCTCCTTCTGGGACTGCAGAGCACCAGAGTATTTCAGAGGTGAGTGATTTTGGAACTAAATTCAGTGTGCAATCACCGGCTAAAGCTGCCCAGGTTCAGCGTGAGATGGTTTCTGGTGTTACAGGAACCAGCTATGAAAACAGCTCTACTATTACAGGTCCATTTGCGATGGCTCCTGAAAAAGTCACTGGTACTGAACAGTTCCGTTTTGACGGGACTAAACGCCAATTTAAATCTGTGCCTGTTGAAGGTGATTTAATTGAGAAAGATGGTGCTAGGCCAACCTCTAGGATTACAGGAGAAGGACAATCTGCTGGCTTAAATATCACCGGAGACGATTGGGCTCGTGGCGAAAGAGTTACAGGTACCGAAGGTGCCTCTGCTCGTCGTCGTAACCCAACAAGACCTGGAGCAACAAGTGCAATGCCTGCTGCTCAGATTAAGAGGAATGAAGAGATCTCTCAGCCAGATTTTTTGATCACTGGTTCTAGTGGAAACACACGCGATGGACAACTTGTTACTTTCTCTGGCGGAGCGAGAGGTTAA
- a CDS encoding carboxysome peptide A, producing MLICKVLKPLVSTNRIPGLEHKHLQVVLDGSSQKVAVDAVGCKPDDWVICVGSSAAREAAGSKSYPSDLTIIGIIDYWDPDSPNATSSNGGA from the coding sequence ATGTTGATTTGTAAAGTTCTCAAGCCACTTGTCTCTACAAATAGGATTCCTGGTCTTGAGCATAAGCACCTTCAAGTAGTCCTTGATGGTAGTTCTCAAAAGGTTGCTGTTGACGCAGTAGGTTGTAAGCCCGATGACTGGGTTATTTGTGTTGGAAGTTCAGCTGCTCGAGAAGCTGCTGGAAGTAAGTCTTATCCAAGTGATCTAACAATCATTGGAATTATTGATTATTGGGACCCTGATTCACCCAATGCTACTTCCTCAAATGGTGGTGCTTAA
- a CDS encoding ribulose bisphosphate carboxylase small subunit, with translation MPFQSTVGDYQTVATLETFGFLPPMSQDEIYDQIAYIIAQGWSPVIEHVHPSGSMQTYWSYWKLPFFGEKDLNVVISELEACHRAYPDHHVRMVGYDAYTQSQGTAFVVFEGR, from the coding sequence ATGCCTTTCCAGAGCACAGTTGGTGACTACCAAACAGTCGCCACCCTGGAAACATTCGGCTTCTTACCGCCGATGTCCCAGGATGAAATTTACGATCAAATTGCTTACATCATTGCTCAGGGATGGAGCCCTGTCATTGAACACGTTCACCCAAGTGGTTCTATGCAGACCTACTGGTCTTATTGGAAGTTGCCCTTCTTTGGCGAGAAGGATCTGAATGTGGTTATTAGCGAGCTGGAAGCTTGCCATCGCGCATACCCTGATCACCATGTTCGTATGGTCGGTTACGACGCCTATACCCAAAGTCAGGGAACAGCGTTCGTTGTATTTGAAGGTCGTTAA
- the rdgB gene encoding RdgB/HAM1 family non-canonical purine NTP pyrophosphatase, translating into MTKPLITIASGNDKKVAEIKAMLGPLPIDVQIQPRNIEIEETGSSYLENALLKAKEIASITNTWTIADDSGLEVDALDGKPGIYSARYAQSNDEKIKKILHALSNTPYRSARFHSVMVLCNPKGNTIKDSEGICWGEILREPAYPGGEFESIFWVREAQCTYGELSNEQLTRLGSRGKAARVIAPFLRNEFHI; encoded by the coding sequence TTGACAAAGCCTCTGATCACTATTGCTAGCGGCAACGACAAGAAGGTTGCAGAAATAAAAGCAATGCTTGGTCCATTGCCTATAGATGTTCAAATACAACCCAGAAATATTGAGATCGAAGAAACTGGTTCAAGCTATTTAGAGAATGCCCTTTTAAAAGCTAAAGAAATAGCAAGCATTACAAATACCTGGACAATCGCTGATGATTCTGGCCTTGAAGTAGATGCACTAGATGGAAAACCAGGCATTTATTCAGCAAGATATGCACAATCTAATGATGAGAAAATTAAGAAGATTCTCCATGCTCTATCCAACACCCCATACAGAAGTGCTCGATTTCACAGCGTGATGGTTCTCTGCAATCCCAAAGGTAATACTATTAAGGACTCTGAAGGTATCTGCTGGGGAGAGATCCTTAGGGAGCCAGCATATCCGGGTGGCGAATTCGAATCAATTTTTTGGGTACGTGAAGCACAATGCACATATGGCGAGTTAAGTAATGAACAACTAACCCGACTAGGAAGTAGAGGCAAGGCCGCCCGAGTAATTGCTCCTTTTTTGCGAAATGAATTTCACATATAA
- a CDS encoding DUF3136 domain-containing protein encodes MGVAKLTIGELEAGYPLYCKALRRLLQEGRSSKEIQRTVCWGHLETLNRCLPGRYKAPSYLMVLIKRDLEEEEEAKKANQTN; translated from the coding sequence ATGGGCGTAGCCAAGCTAACCATCGGAGAACTTGAGGCTGGCTATCCCCTCTACTGCAAGGCCCTGAGAAGACTTCTTCAAGAAGGAAGGAGCAGTAAAGAGATTCAACGTACGGTGTGTTGGGGCCATCTAGAAACCCTCAACAGATGTCTTCCTGGCAGATATAAGGCACCCTCATACCTAATGGTCCTTATAAAAAGAGATCTAGAAGAAGAAGAAGAGGCTAAAAAAGCAAATCAAACCAATTAA
- a CDS encoding BMC domain-containing protein: MNSFASFDIRERRPQGSPLITGSDVQAHSSGASCVITTDSETSRVARQNSNVQQIELRTYVFLDSLQPQLAAYMGTVSQGFLPIPGDACLWMEVSPGMAVHRVTDIALKASNVRLGQMIVERAFGSLALYHRDQSTVLHSGDVVLDAIGSSIDRRTKPEVSWTEVIRAITPDHAVLINRQNRRGSMIQSGMSMFILETEPAGYVLYAANEAEKASNITVVDVKGVGAFGRLTLAGKEGDVEEAAAAAMRAIDQIG; this comes from the coding sequence ATGAACAGTTTCGCCAGCTTTGATATTCGTGAGCGGCGACCACAAGGTAGTCCGCTGATTACCGGAAGTGATGTTCAAGCTCACTCCTCTGGGGCTAGCTGTGTAATTACTACAGATTCAGAAACGTCTCGTGTCGCTAGACAGAACAGCAATGTTCAGCAAATTGAATTGCGTACGTATGTTTTTCTAGATTCTCTTCAACCTCAGCTTGCTGCCTATATGGGGACAGTGAGTCAAGGATTTCTCCCTATTCCTGGTGATGCATGCCTCTGGATGGAGGTGTCTCCAGGGATGGCAGTTCATAGGGTTACTGATATTGCGCTGAAGGCTAGCAACGTTCGTCTTGGACAAATGATTGTTGAGAGGGCTTTTGGGTCTTTAGCTCTCTATCATCGAGATCAGAGCACTGTTTTGCATTCTGGTGATGTCGTACTTGATGCGATAGGGAGTTCGATTGATCGACGTACTAAGCCTGAAGTCAGTTGGACTGAGGTGATTCGAGCAATTACACCTGATCATGCTGTGTTGATAAATCGTCAGAACCGGAGAGGCTCGATGATTCAGTCAGGCATGAGTATGTTCATCTTGGAGACAGAACCTGCCGGATATGTTCTTTATGCAGCTAATGAGGCTGAAAAAGCTTCGAATATCACTGTTGTGGACGTTAAGGGAGTTGGTGCTTTTGGACGACTAACTCTCGCAGGGAAAGAAGGAGATGTTGAGGAGGCGGCAGCAGCAGCGATGAGAGCCATTGACCAGATTGGATAG
- a CDS encoding carboxysome peptide B, with the protein MEIMQVIGRLVCTQRVPGINHMHLRIIRNNKGKLLVAVDPVGAREGNWVFTATGTAARFACPDSSTQTDLTIEGIIDHWSPDG; encoded by the coding sequence ATGGAAATAATGCAAGTTATCGGTCGGTTGGTATGTACACAACGTGTACCAGGAATTAATCATATGCATCTTAGGATAATTCGAAATAACAAGGGAAAGCTTTTAGTGGCAGTTGACCCTGTAGGTGCAAGAGAGGGTAATTGGGTTTTTACAGCTACTGGTACTGCCGCACGTTTTGCTTGTCCTGATTCCTCTACTCAAACGGATTTAACTATTGAGGGAATTATTGATCATTGGAGTCCGGATGGATAG
- a CDS encoding BMC domain-containing protein: MANETMGIALGMIETRGLVPAIEAADAMTKAAEVRLIGREFVGGGYVTVLVRGETGAVNAAVRAGADACERVGDGLVAAHIIARPHREVEPALGNGNFLGQKA, from the coding sequence ATGGCTAACGAAACAATGGGCATCGCTCTCGGCATGATCGAGACACGCGGCCTTGTACCAGCAATTGAAGCTGCTGACGCCATGACCAAGGCTGCCGAAGTGCGTCTTATTGGTCGTGAGTTTGTTGGTGGCGGTTACGTCACAGTATTAGTTCGCGGCGAGACTGGTGCTGTTAACGCAGCTGTACGTGCTGGTGCTGATGCATGTGAGCGCGTTGGCGACGGTTTAGTAGCTGCTCACATCATCGCGCGTCCTCATCGCGAAGTTGAGCCAGCTCTGGGTAATGGCAATTTCCTTGGTCAAAAGGCCTGA
- the cbbX gene encoding CbbX protein — MDSSIDLSASFADSGIEHALASLDEDLVGLSPVKTKIKEIAALLLVDQARKKLSLSSTTPGLHMSFTGHPGTGKTTVARRISQVLHRLGYLSRGHIVTATRDDLVGQYVGHTAPKTREMIKRAKGGVLFIDEAYYLYKPGNERDFGAESIEILLQSMELKSIEFVVIFAGYREQMNDFYKCNPGLSSRVSHHIDFPDYSNDELMRIALLLLDQQNYFFSDEAHSSFEEYIERRRELPFFANARSIRNALDRARLRQANRLFSRMGELLTKEDLMTIESADVLASRVFKGEIERDVRLPQLEES; from the coding sequence ATGGACTCTTCAATTGATCTTTCTGCATCTTTTGCGGATTCAGGCATTGAACATGCTCTTGCCAGTTTGGATGAAGATTTAGTTGGCTTAAGTCCAGTTAAAACCAAGATAAAAGAAATTGCTGCTTTGTTGTTGGTTGACCAAGCAAGAAAAAAATTAAGTCTTTCAAGTACAACTCCTGGCTTGCATATGTCTTTTACTGGTCATCCTGGTACAGGTAAGACAACTGTTGCTAGAAGGATTTCTCAGGTCCTACATCGATTGGGTTATTTGAGTAGGGGGCATATCGTTACCGCTACAAGGGATGATTTAGTGGGCCAATATGTTGGTCATACAGCCCCAAAGACAAGGGAAATGATCAAGAGAGCGAAGGGCGGTGTTTTATTTATTGATGAAGCTTATTATCTTTATAAGCCTGGTAATGAGAGGGATTTTGGAGCGGAATCTATTGAGATTCTGCTCCAAAGTATGGAACTTAAATCTATTGAGTTTGTAGTGATCTTTGCTGGTTACCGTGAACAAATGAATGATTTCTATAAATGCAACCCTGGTCTCTCGTCAAGGGTGTCTCATCATATTGATTTCCCTGATTATAGTAATGATGAGTTGATGAGAATTGCTCTTCTTCTTTTAGACCAGCAAAATTATTTCTTTAGTGATGAGGCACATTCTTCTTTTGAGGAATATATAGAAAGGCGCAGAGAACTACCCTTTTTTGCAAATGCCCGCTCAATTCGTAATGCGCTTGATCGAGCAAGGTTGAGACAGGCGAATCGACTTTTTTCTCGTATGGGGGAGCTTTTAACCAAAGAAGATTTGATGACTATTGAATCGGCTGACGTATTGGCCAGCAGGGTTTTTAAAGGAGAAATAGAACGTGATGTCCGCTTGCCTCAGCTTGAAGAGTCTTAA